A window of Mustelus asterias chromosome 15, sMusAst1.hap1.1, whole genome shotgun sequence contains these coding sequences:
- the zbtb2b gene encoding zinc finger and BTB domain-containing protein 2b isoform X2, translated as MYTGKMAPQIIDPVRLEQGIKFLHAYPLVQEASLASHGAIPRPDQVFAWTSSLYGIQIADNQATPQSRLSTAAEKSGRESRSHTHPSRMEQERGAEGNQQHSQGAQILQPSQHFGQSSVASLGTQQGLVSPAGPSAAEERCENIPLLDGQPGIHAIAHVKPSIMKRNSGFPKFYVCHLCGRRFTLRSSLREHLQLHTGMSLPVTNPAGMNMLGQLVEPGKPTKDPEEMPEAEVISDGELQQKNDSPMADGQLQAETPPPSDIADIDNIELGDQDREVKRRKYECSICGRKFIQKSHWREHMYIHTGKPYKCSTCDKTFCRANQAARHVCLNQNSDTYMMVDNKQAMLTEGSSEETSQSLMDPVYLATNQSNQSYKCNLCDKSFSTASEAVRHSCQNQNSDTFVLMEGQPTVQGEGSSEACEVTEVSQSLSETAHNMEDGQAVLVE; from the coding sequence ATGTACACTGGGAAGATGGCGCCCCAGATTATTGATCCTGTCCGCCTCGAGCAGGGAATTAAGTTCTTGCATGCGTACCCATTGGTTCAGGAAGCTAGCTTAGCCAGCCATGGAGCGATCCCTCGTCCTGATCAAGTTTTCGCATGGACATCTTCACTCTATGGCATCCAGATCGCAGATAATCAAGCCACACCTCAGAGTAGGTTatcgacagcagcagagaagtcgGGACGTGAGTCTAGGTCACACACTCATCCTTCTCGGATGGAGCAAGAACGAGGTGCAGAAGGTAACCAGCAGCATTCACAAGGTGCACAGATTCTCCAACCATCTCAGCATTTTGGGCAGTCTTCTGTGGCATCTTTAGGCACACAACAAGGCTTGGTTTCTCCAGCTGGTCCCTCAGCAGCTGAAGAACGATGCGAGAATATCCCCCTATTAGATGGGCAGCCAGGAATACATGCGATAGCTCACGTTAAGCCCAGTATTATGAAAAGGAATAGTGGTTTTCCAAAGTTTTATGTCTGTCATCTTTGTGGTAGAAGGTTCACTCTCCGAAGCAGCCTGCGTGAGCATCTGCAGCTCCATACAGGAATGTCACTTCCAGTTACCAACCCAGCAGGAATGAATATGCTGGGGCAATTGGTAGAGCCCGGGAAACCGACAAAAGATCCTGAAGAAATGCCTGAAGCAGAAGTAATTAGCGATGGTGAGCTACAACAGAAAAACGATTCACCAATGGCAGATGGACAACTACAAGCAGAAACACCACCCCCATCAGACATTGCAGACATTGACAACATAGAGCTAGGGGATCAAGATAGGGAAGTGAAAAGGCGAAAATACGAATGCTCCATCTGTGGACGTAAATTCATCCAGAAAAGTCACTGGCGAGAGCATATGTATATTCACACAGGCAAACCATACAAGTGTAGTACCTGTGATAAAACATTCTGTAGGGCCAACCAGGCTGCCAGGCATGTGTGCCTTAACCAGAACTCTGATACCTATATGATGGTGGATAATAAGCAAGCAATGCTCACTGAAGGTTCTTCAGAAGAAACAAGTCAGTCACTAATGGATCCAGTGTACCTAGCAACAAACCAGTCAAACCAATCATACAAGTGCAATTTGTGTGATAAAAGTTTCTCAACTGCTAGTGAAGCTGTCCGGCATTCATGCCAAAACCAGAACTCCGATACCTTTGTTTTGATGGAAGGCCAACCAACAGTTCAAGGGGAGGGCTCTTCTGAAGCTTGTGAAGTGACAGAAGTCAGTCAGTCGTTGTCAGAAACGGCGCATAACATGGAGGATGGTCAGGCCGTTTTAGTGGAATGA
- the zbtb2b gene encoding zinc finger and BTB domain-containing protein 2b isoform X1: MELANHGLILLQQLNAQREFGFLCDCTVAIGDVYFKAHKAVLASFSNYFKMLFIHQTSDCVRLKPTDIQPDIFSYLLHLMYTGKMAPQIIDPVRLEQGIKFLHAYPLVQEASLASHGAIPRPDQVFAWTSSLYGIQIADNQATPQSRLSTAAEKSGRESRSHTHPSRMEQERGAEGNQQHSQGAQILQPSQHFGQSSVASLGTQQGLVSPAGPSAAEERCENIPLLDGQPGIHAIAHVKPSIMKRNSGFPKFYVCHLCGRRFTLRSSLREHLQLHTGMSLPVTNPAGMNMLGQLVEPGKPTKDPEEMPEAEVISDGELQQKNDSPMADGQLQAETPPPSDIADIDNIELGDQDREVKRRKYECSICGRKFIQKSHWREHMYIHTGKPYKCSTCDKTFCRANQAARHVCLNQNSDTYMMVDNKQAMLTEGSSEETSQSLMDPVYLATNQSNQSYKCNLCDKSFSTASEAVRHSCQNQNSDTFVLMEGQPTVQGEGSSEACEVTEVSQSLSETAHNMEDGQAVLVE, translated from the exons ATGGAACTGGCTAATCATGGTTTAATCCTGCTACAACAACTAAATGCCCAGCGAGAATTTGGCTTCCTGTGTGACTGCACAGTGGCTATAGGCGATGTTTATTTCAAGGCACATAAAGCAGTCCTTGCCTCTTTCTCCAATTACTTCAAAATGCTTTTTATCCATCAAACCAG TGACTGTGTCCGACTGAAACCCACGGATATTCAGCCAGATATCTTTAGCTACCTCCTGCATTTAATGTACACTGGGAAGATGGCGCCCCAGATTATTGATCCTGTCCGCCTCGAGCAGGGAATTAAGTTCTTGCATGCGTACCCATTGGTTCAGGAAGCTAGCTTAGCCAGCCATGGAGCGATCCCTCGTCCTGATCAAGTTTTCGCATGGACATCTTCACTCTATGGCATCCAGATCGCAGATAATCAAGCCACACCTCAGAGTAGGTTatcgacagcagcagagaagtcgGGACGTGAGTCTAGGTCACACACTCATCCTTCTCGGATGGAGCAAGAACGAGGTGCAGAAGGTAACCAGCAGCATTCACAAGGTGCACAGATTCTCCAACCATCTCAGCATTTTGGGCAGTCTTCTGTGGCATCTTTAGGCACACAACAAGGCTTGGTTTCTCCAGCTGGTCCCTCAGCAGCTGAAGAACGATGCGAGAATATCCCCCTATTAGATGGGCAGCCAGGAATACATGCGATAGCTCACGTTAAGCCCAGTATTATGAAAAGGAATAGTGGTTTTCCAAAGTTTTATGTCTGTCATCTTTGTGGTAGAAGGTTCACTCTCCGAAGCAGCCTGCGTGAGCATCTGCAGCTCCATACAGGAATGTCACTTCCAGTTACCAACCCAGCAGGAATGAATATGCTGGGGCAATTGGTAGAGCCCGGGAAACCGACAAAAGATCCTGAAGAAATGCCTGAAGCAGAAGTAATTAGCGATGGTGAGCTACAACAGAAAAACGATTCACCAATGGCAGATGGACAACTACAAGCAGAAACACCACCCCCATCAGACATTGCAGACATTGACAACATAGAGCTAGGGGATCAAGATAGGGAAGTGAAAAGGCGAAAATACGAATGCTCCATCTGTGGACGTAAATTCATCCAGAAAAGTCACTGGCGAGAGCATATGTATATTCACACAGGCAAACCATACAAGTGTAGTACCTGTGATAAAACATTCTGTAGGGCCAACCAGGCTGCCAGGCATGTGTGCCTTAACCAGAACTCTGATACCTATATGATGGTGGATAATAAGCAAGCAATGCTCACTGAAGGTTCTTCAGAAGAAACAAGTCAGTCACTAATGGATCCAGTGTACCTAGCAACAAACCAGTCAAACCAATCATACAAGTGCAATTTGTGTGATAAAAGTTTCTCAACTGCTAGTGAAGCTGTCCGGCATTCATGCCAAAACCAGAACTCCGATACCTTTGTTTTGATGGAAGGCCAACCAACAGTTCAAGGGGAGGGCTCTTCTGAAGCTTGTGAAGTGACAGAAGTCAGTCAGTCGTTGTCAGAAACGGCGCATAACATGGAGGATGGTCAGGCCGTTTTAGTGGAATGA